In one Nicotiana tomentosiformis chromosome 6, ASM39032v3, whole genome shotgun sequence genomic region, the following are encoded:
- the LOC104093031 gene encoding glutathione hydrolase 3, with translation MRKQNLEAPLLDPSPASFNRRKKWSFALCFLFALTAISFIGLRHHGHIGIWLVGDVERYNGRLQQNDDIVESEQAVVAADDGRCSEIGISILKIGGHAVDAAVATALCLGVVNPMASGLGGGGFMVVRSSSTSEVQAIDMRETAPLASSQNMYDNNGNSKLEGALSMGVPGELAGLHAAWSKHGRLPWKTLFQPAIKLARDGFVVAPYLAHHIASKAKVILKDPGLRQVIAPEGKLLRAGEICHNVELSHSLELIAEQGPEAFYNGEVGKRLIEDMKRAGGILTMDDLRNYKVEIPEAVTVNAMGYTIVGMPPPSSGTLGISLILKILECYNAVEGSLGLHRLIEAMKHMFAVRMDLGDPDFVNISKTVSDMLSPSFAKEIQRKIFDNTTFPPEYYMPRWSQLRDHGTSHFCIVDSDRNAVSVTTTVNYPFGAGVLSPSTGIVLNDEMGDFSTPSEISPDELPPAPANFIQPKKRPLSSMAPIIVLKDNQLAGVIGGSGGLKIIPAVVQVFINHFILGMDPLAAVQSPRVYHELIPNVVLYENWTCIDGDHIELSDEKKHFLEERGHQLEAHNGGAICQLIVQNLPNSPLKLGRRSGKEYKNGVFRGMLVAVSDPRKDGRPAAI, from the exons ATGAGGAAACAGAATTTAGAAGCTCCATTGTTGGACCCTTCTCCTGCTAGTTTCAATAGAAGAAAGAAATGGAGTTTTGCTCTTTGCTTTTTATTTGCACTCACTGCCATTTCAT TTATAGGCCTCAGACACCATGGACACATTGGTATTTGGCTAGTTGGAGATGTTGAGAGATATAATGGAAGACTGCAGCAAAATGATGACATTGTTGAATCAGAGCAAGCAGTTGTTGCTGCTGATGATGGCCGGTGCTCGGAAATCGGTATATCCATACTTAAAATTGGTGGACATGCAGTTGATGCTGCAGTTGCCACAGCACTTTGCCTTGGAGTTGTCAATCCAATGGCCAGTGGACTTGGCGGTGGAGGTTTTATGGTTGTTAGATCTTCATCAACATCAGAAGTTCAAGCTATTGATATGAGGGAAACTGCTCCTTTAGCTTCTTCACAG AACATGTATGATAATAATGGAAACTCCAAGTTAGAGGGAGCATTGTCCATGGGAGTTCCCGGTGAGCTAGCTGGTCTTCACGCCGCTTGGTCAAAACATGGCAGGTTGCCATGGAAGACCCTATTTCAACCAGCGATTAAACTTGCTAGAGATGGATTCGTGGTTGCTCCATATCTTGCACATCATATTGCTTCAAAAGCAAAGGTGATACTTAAAGATCCTGGCTTGCGACAAGTAATTGCACCAGAGGGGAAGTTGTTACGGGCAGGTGAAATTTGCCATAACGTAGAGCTTAGCCACAGCTTAGAGCTTATTGCTGAACAAGGGCCTGAGGCATTTTATAATGGAGAGGTTGGTAAAAGGCTTATCGAAGATATGAAAAGAGCAGGTGGAATTTTAACAATGGACGATTTGAGGAATTACAAAGTGGAAATTCCAGAAGCAGTTACCGTTAATGCTATGGGCTATACCATCGTTGGAATGCCACCTCCGTCCAGTGGAACACTCGGGATTTCTCTG ATTCTTAAAATCCTTGAATGCTATAATGCTGTAGAAGGTTCTTTAGGTCTGCATCGACTAATTGAGGCGATGAAACACATGTTTGCAGTTCGAATGGACCTTGGTGATCCTGACTTTGTAAATATCAGTAAAACTGTATCTGACATGCTTTCCCCATCTTTTGCCAAAGAAATTCAACGGAAGATTTTCGACAATACCACCTTTCCTCCTGAATACTATATGCCCAG GTGGAGTCAGCTAAGAGATCACGGAACAAGTCACTTTTGCATTGTAGATTCCGATCGAAATGCTGTATCAGTGACTACCACAGTAAACTATCCATTTGGAGCTGGTGTGCTCTCTCCTTCAACTGGTATTGTACTCAACGACGAAATGGGAGATTTCTCAACACCTAGTGAAATATCCCCTGATGAACTCCCTCCTGCTCCGGCTAATTTTATTCAACCAAAAAAGAGACCGTTGTCGTCTATGGCCCCAATCATTGTTCTAAAG GATAATCAGTTGGCTGGTGTAATTGGTGGTAGTGGTGGCCTGAAAATAATCCCCGCGGTCGTCCAGGTTTTCATCAACCATTTCATCTTGGGGATGGATCCTTTAGCAGCAGTTCAGAGTCCAAGAGTCTACCACGAG CTAATTCCGAATGTAGTTCTGTACGAGAACTGGACATGCATCGATGGCGATCATATTGAACTCTCGGACGAGAAAAAGCATTTCTTGGAAGAGAGGGGTCATCAACTCGAGGCACATAACGGAGGAGCCATCTGTCAGCTAATTGTTCAAAACCTTCCAAATTCTCCCTTAAAGTTGGGAAGGAGGAGTGGGAAAGAATATAAAAACGGGGTTTTTCGTGGGATGCTTGTAGCAGTAAGTGATCCTAGGAAAGATGGAAGACCTGCAGCAATCTGA
- the LOC138893557 gene encoding uncharacterized protein: MTIKLVVRGFTLNIISVYAPQAGLDEEVKRCFWEELDEMVRGILHTDKLFIGGDFNGHIGATFGGGGANSSFPNKREHLVTFWSSVVETQIDYLLCKKSDRGLCTDCKVIPSENLSTLHTLIVMDFEITRKRMKRAMYSQHRIKLGSLTQAKAHELGAKLVAMGAWRCSGDARTMWTTTAQCIREAVREELGVSKGYSGGHKRDWWWNGEVQRKVKTKKVTYLKLVESVDEEEERVNREHYKLAKNEAKFVVTTAKTAAFSCLHEELEGRGGDKRLFRLAKARERKARDLDQVKCIKDKEGRVLFDEGLIHRRWQTYFHSLLNDEGDMSIVLGDLEISENRCDFRYCRRIRVDEVEGVMRKMSRAKR, from the exons ATGACTATTAAGCTAGTTGTCAGAGGTTTTACTTTGAACATAATCAGTGTGTACGCACCCCAGGCAGGCTTGGATGAGGAAGTCAAGAGGTGTTTCTGGGAGGAGTTGGATGAGATGGTGCGTGGAATCCTGCACACCGATAAGCTTTTCATAGGAGGAGATTTCAACGGCCACATTGGAGCgacgtttgggggggggggag caaactcgagtttcccgaataagagggagcacttggtcaccttcTGGAGTTCGGTGGTcgagactcagattgattatttaCTCTGCAAGAAGTCCGATAGAGGTCTTTGCACAgattgcaaggtcatcccgagtgagaacctctcGACCCTTCATACGCTCATAGTCATGGACTTTGAGATCACGAGGAAGAGGATGAAGAGGGCGATGTATAGCCAACATAGGATCAAGTTGGGATCCTTGACGCAAGCTAAAGCGCATGAGTTGGGGGCCAAGCTAGTGGCTATGGGGGCTTGGAGGTGCAGTGGGGACGCAAGAACTATGTGGACCACGACTGCGCAATGTATTAGGGAAGCTGTGAGAGAGGAattaggggtctcaaagggttactctggtggtcacaagagagactggtggtggaatggagaggtgcaaAGAAAAGTAAAAACCAAGAAAGTAACGTATCTGAAGCTAGTGGAAAGTGTAGACGAAGAAGAGGAGAGGGTGAATAGGGAGCATTATAAGCTGGCTAAGAACGAGGCAAAGTTCGTAGTTACGACAGCCAAAACTGCAGCTTTTAGTTGTTTGCatgaggaactcgagggccgaggtggggataaaaggttgttcaggttagccaaggcaCGAGAAAGGAAGGCGCgagacttggaccaagtgaagtgcatcaaggacaaagaaggtagagttttgttcgATGAGGGGCTTATCCATCGaagatggcagacctacttccatagtctcttgaacgatGAGGGGGACATGAGCATTGTCCTGGGTGATTTGGAAATCTCCGAGAATCGTTGTGACTTTaggtattgtaggcggattagagttgatgaagttgagggggttatgcgtaagatgagcagggcaAAACGATAA